The proteins below are encoded in one region of Bremerella sp. P1:
- a CDS encoding serine hydrolase domain-containing protein, whose translation MQSPLWTLCRSWTAFLLLAVAMPVLAEDTARKVPVIEQVDEAVAKLIDENVVAGAVTLVSEDGKVVHLSAVGKADLESNKPMTRNSMFAIASMTKPITATALMTLVEEGKVNLDDPVSKYIPEFADVKLEGKKLEKPITLRQVLTHTSGLGGDQRVVKSLENQGKILAERPLYSLPGTKWQYSPGLNVVGRVIEVASGKPYGEYLQEKIFNPLKMNDTTFAPTDEQKPRIATLYALDKDSGELKPSTRRNGNVETNPYPSPSGGLYSTASDLFRFYQMMLNGGFLGGTKILSRDSVTELTKAQTPDEIVTGFTPGNRWGLGYCVVKEPQGVTEALSPGSFGHGGAFGTQSWADPKTGRVYLLLVQRSNFRNSDASDLRKDFQNAAKAALSK comes from the coding sequence ATGCAATCCCCTCTTTGGACACTTTGTCGCAGCTGGACAGCCTTTCTGCTTTTGGCCGTCGCTATGCCGGTCTTGGCTGAGGATACTGCCAGGAAAGTTCCCGTCATCGAACAGGTCGACGAAGCGGTCGCGAAGCTGATTGATGAGAACGTTGTAGCTGGGGCCGTTACCCTGGTCTCGGAGGACGGCAAGGTGGTTCATTTGAGTGCCGTTGGCAAAGCCGATCTCGAGTCGAACAAGCCGATGACGCGAAATTCCATGTTTGCGATCGCTTCGATGACTAAGCCAATTACGGCGACCGCGCTGATGACTCTGGTTGAAGAAGGGAAAGTGAATCTCGATGATCCGGTTTCCAAGTACATCCCCGAGTTCGCCGACGTCAAACTCGAGGGAAAGAAGCTCGAGAAGCCGATCACGCTACGTCAGGTTTTGACGCACACCTCGGGCTTGGGTGGTGATCAACGTGTGGTGAAGTCTCTGGAAAACCAGGGAAAGATCTTGGCCGAACGTCCCCTGTACAGCTTGCCGGGAACCAAGTGGCAATACAGCCCTGGCTTAAACGTGGTGGGTCGCGTAATCGAAGTCGCCTCGGGCAAGCCGTACGGTGAATACCTGCAAGAGAAGATCTTCAATCCACTGAAAATGAACGACACGACGTTCGCCCCGACGGACGAGCAAAAGCCACGCATCGCCACGTTGTATGCATTGGATAAAGATAGCGGTGAATTGAAGCCGAGCACCAGACGGAATGGGAACGTCGAAACCAATCCCTACCCCAGTCCGAGCGGGGGACTTTACTCAACGGCAAGCGATCTATTTCGCTTCTACCAGATGATGCTCAACGGGGGCTTTCTCGGTGGCACCAAGATCCTATCGCGGGATTCCGTGACCGAACTAACCAAGGCGCAGACCCCAGATGAAATCGTCACCGGCTTCACGCCTGGCAATCGCTGGGGGCTTGGTTACTGCGTGGTGAAAGAGCCGCAAGGCGTAACCGAAGCGCTGAGCCCTGGCTCGTTCGGGCACGGCGGAGCGTTCGGCACACAAAGCTGGGCCGATCCGAAAACAGGCCGAGTCTATCTGCTACTCGTTCAACGCTCGAATTTTCGCAACAGCGATGCAAGCGACTTGCGGAAGGATTTTCAGAACGCCGCCAAAGCAGCGCTGAGTAAGTGA
- a CDS encoding ClpP family protease, with amino-acid sequence MNSQFPNAPVGPMAMAYAEYQRQRQMTLGDLLLENRIVFLQGEIYDGNANELVMKLLYLQSENRRKQVHFYINSPGGSVTSTMAIYDTMQMLSCPVATYCVGLAASGGAILLAGGAAGKRFILPHAKVMIHQPHGGVGGQVSDIEIQANEIIKTREELNKILAAHCDQPEEKIAKDVNRDFYMNATEAKEYRIVDEILTKPPAETGEED; translated from the coding sequence ATGAATTCACAATTCCCAAACGCCCCTGTCGGGCCCATGGCCATGGCCTATGCCGAATACCAACGGCAACGCCAGATGACCCTTGGCGACCTGCTATTGGAAAACCGGATTGTCTTCCTGCAGGGCGAAATCTACGACGGCAACGCCAATGAACTGGTCATGAAGCTGTTGTACCTGCAGAGCGAAAACCGCCGTAAGCAGGTTCACTTCTACATCAACAGCCCAGGCGGTAGCGTCACCTCGACGATGGCCATCTACGACACCATGCAAATGCTCTCGTGCCCAGTCGCCACGTACTGCGTGGGTCTGGCCGCTAGTGGTGGAGCCATTCTGCTGGCCGGTGGTGCCGCTGGTAAGCGATTCATCCTGCCGCACGCCAAGGTCATGATTCACCAACCGCATGGTGGTGTCGGTGGCCAGGTGAGTGACATCGAGATTCAGGCCAACGAAATCATCAAGACGCGCGAAGAGCTGAACAAGATCCTCGCTGCACACTGCGATCAACCGGAAGAAAAGATCGCCAAGGACGTCAACCGCGACTTCTACATGAACGCCACCGAGGCGAAGGAATATCGGATCGTCGACGAGATCCTCACCAAGCCGCCAGCAGAAACCGGCGAAGAGGACTAA
- a CDS encoding cytochrome c peroxidase yields MIRFPAIAAVLLLASVSYAAPADRVDPSQPALRCPEDLILSEDGQFLLTANRGTGTISVVDRSEGKISTEWRIGQSIIDLLPLPQQRILALDGGTNEAILLKQNGDVLDILSRVELPYSPVKSDVSSDGQQICVSCLWPRKVVSLSIAGDQLKLQRELILPFAPRVVLFVPDGQSILVADNFGGRLAIVDANTFTVRHMREFPAHNIRAMALSPDGTKLLFAHQLLNSLAVTNENDIHWGLVMSNELRWVPLDHVLNPEADFYGNGFMHPIGEPGKGGGDPTDIAVIDDLQAVVSMGGTGQVGIGKYEAFGLFRVSVEEHPTAVVISPEKDVIYVANGFGDSISLVNIKKAETTGRISLGAVREPKLAEQGERLFHNARLSMEGWMSCHSCHTDGHTNGLSSDNLSDRSYGAPKRILSLLGKADTPPFGWLAVSDTLEEQAKNSVKTTMHGRDLTDQQASALAAYMKSLPLPPPIDMLQATREQAAIEHGRQIFLRNNCIKCHAPPLYTSPEVYDVGMHDKELNREFNPPSLRGIGHRDTFFHDARATSLRDVFEVHGHQLAVELTDQQLDDLIQFLRSL; encoded by the coding sequence ATGATCCGTTTCCCCGCAATCGCCGCTGTGCTCCTTTTGGCGTCCGTTAGCTACGCCGCACCTGCTGACCGCGTGGATCCGTCTCAACCGGCACTTCGCTGCCCGGAAGACCTCATTCTGAGCGAAGATGGCCAGTTCCTGCTGACTGCCAATCGTGGGACCGGTACGATCTCGGTCGTGGATCGCAGCGAGGGGAAGATCTCTACGGAATGGCGTATTGGCCAATCGATCATTGACCTGCTGCCACTTCCCCAGCAACGAATTCTGGCCCTGGATGGCGGAACAAACGAAGCCATTTTACTGAAACAAAATGGAGACGTACTGGACATTCTCTCGCGTGTCGAGCTTCCCTACTCTCCGGTCAAGTCGGATGTAAGCTCGGACGGACAACAGATCTGCGTGAGCTGTCTCTGGCCCCGAAAGGTCGTTTCGCTCAGCATTGCCGGTGATCAACTCAAGCTCCAGCGGGAATTGATTCTGCCGTTTGCCCCACGGGTGGTGCTGTTTGTCCCCGATGGTCAATCGATCTTAGTGGCGGACAACTTCGGCGGCCGGTTGGCCATCGTCGATGCCAACACATTCACTGTGCGGCATATGCGTGAGTTTCCGGCGCATAACATTCGCGCGATGGCGCTTTCGCCTGATGGAACGAAACTACTATTCGCCCATCAACTGCTCAATAGCCTGGCGGTTACCAACGAGAACGATATCCACTGGGGCCTGGTGATGAGCAACGAGCTGCGCTGGGTACCACTGGACCATGTGCTGAACCCGGAAGCTGATTTCTACGGTAACGGTTTCATGCATCCCATCGGCGAGCCAGGCAAGGGGGGGGGAGACCCGACCGACATCGCCGTGATCGACGATCTACAGGCAGTCGTTTCCATGGGAGGCACAGGGCAGGTAGGCATTGGTAAGTACGAAGCCTTTGGGCTGTTTCGTGTCTCGGTCGAAGAGCATCCGACTGCGGTCGTCATTTCGCCTGAGAAAGACGTCATTTACGTGGCCAACGGATTCGGCGATTCGATTTCGCTCGTCAACATCAAGAAGGCAGAAACCACGGGGCGGATCTCGCTGGGTGCAGTGAGAGAACCGAAGCTGGCCGAACAGGGAGAACGCCTGTTCCACAATGCCCGCCTATCGATGGAAGGGTGGATGTCATGTCATAGCTGTCATACCGATGGCCATACCAACGGCCTGAGTAGCGACAACTTAAGCGATCGCTCGTACGGCGCACCCAAGCGGATTCTTTCGCTTTTGGGGAAAGCCGATACACCACCCTTTGGTTGGCTGGCCGTCAGTGACACGCTGGAAGAGCAGGCCAAGAACTCGGTTAAAACAACCATGCATGGTCGTGACCTTACCGATCAGCAGGCCTCGGCCTTGGCGGCCTACATGAAGAGCCTGCCGCTTCCGCCACCGATCGACATGCTGCAAGCCACACGCGAGCAGGCCGCTATCGAACACGGCCGGCAGATCTTCCTGCGTAACAACTGCATCAAGTGCCATGCTCCGCCGCTCTATACTTCGCCGGAAGTCTACGACGTGGGGATGCACGATAAAGAGTTGAACCGCGAATTCAATCCACCTTCACTTCGCGGGATCGGGCATCGTGATACGTTCTTTCACGATGCCAGGGCGACCTCGCTGCGAGATGTGTTCGAGGTCCACGGACACCAGCTGGCGGTCGAATTGACCGACCAGCAATTGGATGACCTGATCCAGTTTCTGCGAAGCCTCTAA
- a CDS encoding lactonase family protein: MLTRRIVFTALTFACVAMVTQLVQAQQSKVIEIGKKVVDEDPTFAFYIGTYTRGDSKGIYRSELNRRTGEMSLPTLAYEIDNPSFLAVSSDQKNLYAVGEVADFGDGDSGAVSAFTFNEDGTLNLLNQEASGGGGPCHVEIAPGKSFVMVSNYGGGSFSTLPIGEDGQLAPATSFFQHEGSSVNEGRQKGPHGHGMYNVAGSRLLLAADLGLDKVMIYRTVNGTTGELELNDPAYLEITPGSGPRHLAVNGTGTRVYVLNELDSTLDVFALNPNTGANEHLQRVPTLPKDFEGNNTTAEIYIHPSGRWVYASNRGHDSIAAYRIDDETGLVTLLGHFGTMGKTPRHFRISPNGQFLLAANQDTNNIVIFEVDQKIGTLKPLPSQISVPNPCCIEFVQ; encoded by the coding sequence ATGTTGACTCGCCGCATCGTCTTTACCGCTCTGACATTTGCCTGTGTGGCAATGGTTACGCAACTGGTTCAAGCCCAACAATCGAAAGTGATTGAGATTGGGAAGAAGGTCGTGGATGAAGACCCCACGTTTGCGTTCTACATTGGGACCTATACCCGCGGGGACAGCAAGGGCATCTATCGTAGCGAGCTCAATCGCCGGACCGGCGAAATGAGCCTTCCAACGTTGGCGTATGAAATCGACAACCCTTCGTTTTTGGCGGTCAGTAGCGATCAGAAGAATCTTTACGCGGTTGGCGAAGTCGCAGATTTCGGCGATGGCGACTCGGGTGCGGTCTCGGCGTTTACCTTTAATGAGGATGGAACCCTCAATTTGCTTAACCAGGAAGCTTCTGGAGGAGGCGGTCCTTGCCATGTCGAGATTGCTCCGGGAAAAAGTTTCGTGATGGTTTCCAATTATGGAGGTGGTTCGTTCTCGACTCTGCCGATCGGTGAGGACGGCCAGTTGGCCCCAGCGACCTCCTTCTTCCAGCACGAAGGTTCAAGCGTGAATGAAGGTCGCCAGAAGGGACCGCATGGGCATGGCATGTATAACGTTGCCGGAAGTCGACTCTTGTTGGCGGCCGATCTGGGGCTCGACAAAGTAATGATCTATCGGACGGTCAATGGAACGACCGGTGAGTTGGAGTTGAATGATCCGGCATATCTCGAAATCACCCCAGGCTCAGGTCCACGCCATCTGGCGGTCAATGGAACCGGTACGCGAGTTTACGTTCTGAACGAGCTCGATTCGACTTTGGATGTCTTCGCGCTGAATCCCAACACGGGCGCAAACGAGCATCTGCAGCGCGTACCAACATTGCCGAAAGACTTTGAGGGAAATAACACGACCGCAGAGATCTATATCCATCCCAGCGGACGATGGGTGTATGCCTCGAATCGTGGTCACGACAGCATTGCCGCTTACCGAATTGATGACGAAACAGGCTTGGTTACCCTGTTGGGGCATTTCGGCACGATGGGGAAGACACCGCGTCACTTCCGGATTTCCCCCAACGGTCAGTTTCTGCTGGCGGCAAATCAAGACACCAATAACATCGTGATCTTCGAGGTCGATCAAAAGATCGGAACGCTCAAGCCACTGCCCTCGCAGATCTCGGTGCCAAATCCCTGCTGCATCGAGTTTGTACAGTAA
- a CDS encoding carboxypeptidase-like regulatory domain-containing protein yields the protein MLARLSWTLMLFFCLVGCGSSGPQLGTVEGSVTLDGNPLTGAVVSFRPLEGGRTAEGVTDESGNFTIEFAAGSKGALLGDHEVRVTTFRERVIGDNGRVEDPGMPEKVPNKYNEDSELVRTVEPGKNHFDLELTSS from the coding sequence ATGCTTGCTCGTTTGTCTTGGACGCTCATGCTGTTTTTCTGCTTGGTCGGATGTGGTTCTTCCGGTCCCCAGTTGGGGACCGTCGAAGGGTCGGTCACGCTCGATGGCAACCCTTTGACCGGTGCCGTGGTATCGTTTCGTCCTCTCGAAGGAGGTCGCACCGCGGAAGGTGTCACGGATGAAAGTGGGAACTTCACGATCGAGTTTGCCGCCGGATCCAAAGGCGCGCTATTGGGAGATCACGAAGTCCGCGTGACGACGTTTCGTGAACGAGTGATCGGCGACAATGGTCGGGTAGAAGATCCCGGCATGCCGGAAAAGGTGCCCAACAAGTACAACGAAGATTCAGAACTGGTACGAACTGTCGAACCAGGGAAGAATCACTTCGACCTGGAACTGACCAGTTCCTAG
- a CDS encoding metallophosphoesterase family protein, whose product MRTLAIGDVHGCLTALDKMLALVELTPEDRVIFLGDYVDRGPDSCGVIDRILELRDQYNIICLTGNHEIMMSSARYDYLMYESWLRYGGQETLASYSHEDGEESPLDAIAQRHWRFLDEVCLPCFEDDSHIFVHANVSPDLPLDEQEDEILYWDRFANNGPHCSGKTVICGHTSQKSGLPLNVGHSVVIDTWVYGEGWLTCLDIQKGHFWQTNQANQHRLGVLA is encoded by the coding sequence TTGCGTACTTTGGCCATTGGCGATGTGCACGGATGTTTGACCGCGCTGGATAAGATGCTGGCACTCGTCGAACTCACGCCGGAAGATCGCGTGATATTTCTGGGGGACTACGTCGATCGCGGTCCTGATTCGTGTGGCGTGATCGATCGCATCTTGGAGCTGCGCGACCAATACAACATCATTTGCTTGACCGGCAACCACGAGATCATGATGAGCTCGGCCCGCTATGATTACCTGATGTATGAATCTTGGCTGAGGTATGGCGGCCAGGAAACGCTGGCATCTTATTCTCACGAGGATGGGGAAGAGTCTCCCTTGGACGCTATTGCCCAACGTCATTGGCGATTTCTCGATGAGGTATGCCTGCCGTGCTTTGAGGACGATTCTCATATCTTCGTCCATGCCAATGTCTCGCCCGATCTTCCGCTGGACGAGCAGGAAGATGAAATCCTTTACTGGGACCGATTCGCCAACAACGGGCCGCACTGCTCAGGCAAGACGGTTATCTGCGGTCATACCTCGCAGAAGTCAGGCCTACCGCTCAATGTGGGCCATTCGGTGGTGATCGATACTTGGGTTTATGGAGAGGGTTGGCTGACCTGCTTGGATATTCAGAAAGGTCATTTCTGGCAAACCAATCAGGCAAATCAGCATCGTCTAGGCGTGCTAGCATAG
- a CDS encoding DUF1559 domain-containing protein — MRNVKGFTLVELLVVIAIIGVLIALLLPAVQQAREAARRMQCSNNLKQIGIAVHNYHDVYGKFPSAMMLDQARLAVSSCPEGKCGTWTWTAFILPQVEQDNLYDLLQVGILPGEVSLGDATRLAAAKEGFDGYRCPSASGPDENTARKVPSGSGDGSADCTGSGCDAIALANYVGANDSNTLDRDNWNGFMAKDTNGRVFKFKDMVDGTSNTIAIGERAYKLADRTLRAGTQLVANGDTANHSRQGHSYVTAGGRWPINCTNSQDCDRGFSSNHPGGAQFLFVDGSVHFLPETIDHDTDSNVDSVYEYLICKDDGNPIGEY, encoded by the coding sequence ATGCGAAACGTAAAGGGATTTACCCTCGTTGAGTTATTGGTTGTGATCGCCATTATTGGCGTCTTGATTGCCCTGCTTTTGCCGGCCGTGCAGCAAGCCCGTGAAGCGGCTCGGCGGATGCAATGCTCGAATAACTTAAAGCAGATCGGCATTGCCGTGCACAACTATCACGATGTCTATGGCAAGTTCCCCAGCGCCATGATGCTCGATCAGGCTCGCTTGGCTGTCAGCAGTTGTCCCGAAGGAAAATGTGGCACGTGGACTTGGACAGCATTCATCTTGCCGCAGGTCGAGCAGGACAATCTCTACGATCTTCTTCAGGTGGGCATTCTTCCGGGTGAAGTCTCGCTGGGGGATGCCACCCGACTTGCCGCGGCAAAGGAAGGTTTCGATGGATACCGTTGTCCGTCAGCAAGCGGCCCGGATGAAAACACCGCCCGTAAGGTTCCCTCTGGCAGTGGAGACGGCAGTGCGGATTGCACAGGCAGTGGCTGCGACGCGATTGCTTTGGCCAACTATGTTGGTGCCAACGATAGCAATACGCTCGATCGAGACAACTGGAATGGCTTCATGGCCAAGGACACCAATGGGCGCGTGTTTAAGTTCAAAGACATGGTCGACGGGACGAGTAACACGATTGCCATCGGTGAACGAGCCTACAAGCTGGCCGATCGAACGCTACGTGCTGGAACTCAGTTAGTGGCCAACGGGGACACGGCCAACCATAGCCGTCAGGGACATTCGTATGTCACCGCAGGTGGTCGCTGGCCAATCAACTGCACGAACTCGCAAGATTGTGATCGCGGCTTTAGCAGTAACCATCCCGGCGGTGCCCAGTTCCTGTTCGTCGATGGCTCGGTGCACTTCCTGCCGGAAACCATCGATCACGATACCGACAGCAACGTCGACAGCGTGTACGAGTACCTCATCTGCAAAGACGATGGCAATCCGATCGGAGAGTACTAA
- a CDS encoding alpha/beta hydrolase, with amino-acid sequence MTHLRLFSVLAILAFVSPAFAAESVAVNLWPEGKVPGLAAGEKEEIVDEMDDRIGNRVTKVTKPKITVYKPDAEIDTGAAVVICPGGGYHILAYDLEGVEVAQWLNKIGVTGVVLHYRVPRAKEGEVYANPLSDAQRAIRVTRANAEAWKIDPQKVGILGFSAGGNLAAVTSNAEDAAYSPIDDADKLSARPDFSVLVYPAYLNKKDADTELTPEAFVDENTPPAFLVHTSDDRISSTGSIAYYLGLKRLNIPAELHVFTSGGHGYGLRPTEKPVTHWPDLASEWLKKEVLSSKQAAK; translated from the coding sequence ATGACTCACTTACGACTTTTCTCTGTGCTGGCGATTCTCGCGTTTGTTTCCCCTGCCTTTGCTGCCGAATCGGTTGCCGTAAACTTGTGGCCCGAGGGCAAAGTCCCTGGTCTGGCTGCCGGCGAGAAGGAAGAGATCGTCGATGAAATGGACGATCGAATCGGCAACCGCGTGACAAAGGTGACCAAACCGAAGATCACCGTCTACAAGCCGGACGCAGAAATCGACACCGGTGCGGCCGTGGTCATCTGTCCTGGTGGCGGATATCACATCCTGGCCTATGACCTGGAAGGGGTCGAGGTTGCCCAGTGGTTGAACAAGATCGGTGTGACCGGGGTCGTGCTGCACTACCGTGTTCCTCGTGCCAAGGAAGGTGAGGTGTACGCCAACCCACTGAGCGATGCTCAGCGTGCGATTCGCGTCACCCGAGCCAATGCCGAAGCATGGAAGATTGATCCCCAAAAGGTTGGCATCCTGGGTTTCTCCGCCGGTGGTAACCTGGCTGCCGTCACCTCCAACGCGGAAGATGCCGCTTACAGTCCCATTGATGACGCCGATAAACTGAGCGCTCGCCCGGACTTCTCGGTGCTCGTCTACCCTGCCTATTTGAATAAGAAGGATGCCGACACCGAGCTGACGCCGGAAGCTTTCGTCGATGAAAACACGCCACCGGCGTTCCTGGTCCACACCAGCGACGACCGTATCTCTTCGACCGGCAGCATTGCTTATTACTTGGGCCTGAAGCGACTGAACATTCCGGCCGAATTACACGTTTTCACCTCGGGTGGCCATGGCTATGGTCTGCGACCAACCGAGAAGCCAGTCACCCACTGGCCAGATCTCGCGAGCGAGTGGCTGAAGAAAGAAGTCCTGAGCAGCAAGCAAGCGGCCAAGTAA
- a CDS encoding DegT/DnrJ/EryC1/StrS family aminotransferase, whose protein sequence is MTTANNGVEASGVSQVPLLDIGRGNAPLKEEFMAAFESVLDSGRFLFGPDVFQLEETCAAASQAKFGIGCASGSDALLLSLMALDIGPGDEVLVPSFTFFATASCVWRLGAKPVFVDIEPNSFNIDPTRLQEQITPNTKAIIPVHLFGQCADMTEINKIAQMHDIPVIEDAAQAILSEHKGQRAGSMGLAGCISFYPTKNLGGMGDGGMLVTNDEDFAAKLKLLRGHGMEPRYYHQVVGINSRLDTLQAAALNVKMKHMAEWTEMRRQNAMRYTELFSQCGLDLVLKLPTEIEGSYHVWNQYTVRVPRGGRDSLRKHLADLKVGSEIYYPVPLHQQQCFASLKEELAPLPETEKAAEEVLALPIFPELTAAEQRHVVSSIAMYYGIEANFEATARRKSA, encoded by the coding sequence ATGACGACAGCAAACAATGGCGTGGAAGCATCGGGTGTTTCGCAAGTTCCACTGCTGGACATTGGCCGTGGCAATGCACCGTTGAAAGAAGAATTCATGGCGGCTTTCGAGTCGGTTCTCGACTCAGGCCGGTTCTTGTTTGGCCCCGATGTTTTCCAATTGGAAGAAACGTGTGCGGCCGCATCACAGGCCAAGTTTGGCATCGGCTGTGCTTCGGGTAGTGATGCTTTGCTCCTTTCCCTCATGGCTCTGGATATCGGCCCAGGCGACGAAGTCCTGGTGCCCAGCTTCACCTTCTTCGCGACGGCCAGTTGCGTTTGGCGCTTGGGTGCAAAGCCTGTCTTTGTTGATATCGAACCGAACTCGTTCAACATCGATCCAACTCGCTTGCAAGAACAAATCACTCCAAACACCAAGGCGATCATTCCGGTCCATCTGTTCGGCCAATGTGCCGACATGACCGAGATCAACAAGATCGCCCAGATGCACGACATTCCGGTTATCGAAGACGCCGCCCAAGCCATTTTGTCCGAGCACAAAGGCCAGCGAGCTGGCAGCATGGGTCTGGCCGGATGTATCAGCTTCTACCCAACCAAGAACCTCGGCGGCATGGGCGACGGCGGTATGCTGGTCACCAACGACGAAGACTTCGCTGCCAAGCTGAAGCTCCTTCGCGGACACGGCATGGAGCCCCGCTACTACCACCAGGTTGTCGGGATCAACAGCCGCTTGGACACGCTGCAGGCTGCAGCCCTTAACGTCAAGATGAAGCACATGGCCGAGTGGACCGAGATGCGACGTCAGAACGCCATGCGGTACACCGAACTGTTCAGCCAATGTGGTCTGGACCTGGTGCTGAAGCTACCGACCGAAATCGAAGGCAGCTACCACGTTTGGAACCAGTACACCGTTCGCGTCCCACGTGGCGGACGCGATTCGCTCCGCAAGCACCTGGCCGACCTGAAGGTTGGTAGCGAGATCTACTACCCGGTTCCGCTGCACCAGCAGCAGTGCTTCGCCTCGCTGAAAGAAGAGCTGGCACCACTGCCGGAAACGGAAAAGGCCGCCGAAGAAGTGTTGGCCCTGCCGATCTTCCCAGAACTCACCGCCGCCGAACAGCGTCACGTGGTGAGCTCGATCGCGATGTACTACGGCATCGAAGCCAACTTTGAAGCAACTGCCCGTCGCAAGTCGGCCTAG
- the clpP gene encoding ATP-dependent Clp endopeptidase proteolytic subunit ClpP, with product MPMIPYVVEKSGREERVFDIYSRLLKDRIIFLGTGVNDEVANLIVAQMLFLQSEDPKADINLYVNSPGGSVSAGMAIYDTMQFVTCDVATYCIGQAASMGAVLLTAGAAGKRYALPNARVMIHQPLAGMQGTASDILIHATEFKRIKHRMNEILLKHTGKPIEQIEADTDRDRFLSAEEACDYGLIDKVVEHMPS from the coding sequence ATGCCAATGATTCCTTACGTGGTGGAAAAGAGCGGACGCGAAGAACGCGTCTTTGACATCTACAGCCGGCTGCTCAAGGACCGAATTATCTTCCTGGGAACCGGTGTGAACGACGAAGTCGCCAACCTGATCGTTGCCCAGATGCTGTTCCTGCAGTCCGAAGACCCCAAGGCCGACATCAACCTGTACGTGAACAGCCCCGGCGGTAGCGTCAGTGCTGGGATGGCCATTTACGACACCATGCAGTTCGTCACGTGCGACGTGGCCACCTACTGCATCGGTCAGGCCGCTTCGATGGGTGCCGTTCTGCTGACCGCTGGTGCCGCAGGCAAGCGATACGCTCTGCCCAATGCCCGCGTGATGATCCACCAACCGCTGGCCGGCATGCAGGGTACCGCCTCGGACATCCTGATTCACGCCACCGAGTTCAAGCGAATCAAACACCGCATGAACGAGATCCTGCTGAAGCACACCGGCAAGCCGATCGAACAAATCGAAGCCGACACCGACCGCGACCGCTTCTTAAGCGCCGAAGAAGCCTGCGATTACGGTTTGATCGACAAAGTTGTCGAACACATGCCTAGCTAG
- a CDS encoding thermonuclease family protein, translated as MPIASTRVLQCCRLAILCAVLALLPTPLLLAQAQPDPPLVDSFRQWHDVSGKILTKSRFAYPDGDRVALWTESGQMLLIPQARFSAVDQEWIAAQHVKILRGKVIFVADGDTIGLLDADKKQHRIRLDGIDAPERGQAFGTKSRQALNDAIYGKEVVVAYEKTDLYGRILGQIYLADRWLNYDQLARGMAWHYRHFNGDAYLAESQKTAAAGKVGLWRDVSPEPPWRYRLAEKRRREMDDAKRPAEPMQPTGYWLNTSSGVRHNKMCEHYGKTSRGKYCDADEGKPCGQCGG; from the coding sequence ATGCCGATCGCTTCAACTCGTGTCCTGCAATGTTGTCGGCTGGCAATCCTCTGCGCGGTGCTGGCATTGCTGCCAACTCCGTTGCTTTTGGCACAAGCACAGCCAGATCCTCCCCTGGTCGACTCATTTCGCCAGTGGCATGACGTCAGTGGAAAAATTCTGACAAAATCGCGATTCGCTTATCCGGACGGCGATCGTGTAGCGCTTTGGACGGAAAGCGGGCAAATGTTGCTCATTCCCCAGGCACGGTTTTCCGCTGTCGATCAAGAATGGATTGCCGCGCAGCACGTGAAGATTCTTCGCGGAAAGGTCATCTTCGTGGCCGATGGCGACACGATCGGCCTGCTCGATGCGGATAAGAAACAGCATCGCATTCGCTTAGATGGAATCGACGCACCAGAGCGCGGTCAGGCCTTTGGAACCAAGAGTCGCCAGGCTCTGAATGATGCGATCTATGGCAAAGAAGTCGTAGTCGCTTACGAGAAGACCGATCTATACGGAAGGATCCTCGGCCAAATCTACCTGGCAGATCGCTGGTTGAATTACGATCAACTCGCTCGCGGAATGGCCTGGCATTACCGTCACTTCAATGGGGATGCTTACCTGGCCGAAAGCCAGAAGACGGCCGCAGCAGGGAAAGTCGGGCTTTGGCGCGATGTAAGTCCTGAGCCACCCTGGCGATATCGACTGGCAGAGAAACGCCGGCGAGAAATGGATGATGCGAAGCGCCCGGCAGAACCGATGCAGCCGACGGGCTACTGGCTGAACACTTCGAGCGGCGTGCGGCACAACAAGATGTGCGAGCATTATGGCAAAACGAGCCGCGGGAAGTATTGCGACGCCGATGAAGGGAAACCGTGCGGCCAGTGCGGCGGGTGA